A stretch of Henckelia pumila isolate YLH828 chromosome 4, ASM3356847v2, whole genome shotgun sequence DNA encodes these proteins:
- the LOC140861792 gene encoding uncharacterized protein, producing the protein MPGLDRHLVEHCLPIKDDFKPYKQPSRRMSKEVETKVKDEIEKLLKAGDLNRATPKDVYVMPITDMLIDSVANNELLSFMDGYSGYNQIKIDEKDTSKTAFRCPGAIVYIDDIVVKSRKSEDHVEHLRKSFERMRKHNLKLNPIKCSIGVKAGNFLGFLVHQRGVEVDQNKSNAILEAKLPKSKKELQRFLGQSLHYCPQKSIKGQDIADFLAHHPGSDESIPEEVEIPVYEIEEPPWILKFDGSSTEGTAGAGIVIISPTGIKTALSFNLDPCTNNQAEYEALVIGLEVLKDLREKNVQVIGDSQLILRQVAGEYKCMSLSLTPYFAAASQLADDFEEIKFQYVPRQQNWEANELAQIASGLRLSEELTHRLVLIQKRNHPSIMQRGLQIETFDVDVNLAGDWREELKEAL; encoded by the exons ATGCCAGGGTTGGATCGGCATTTGGTGGAACATTGTCTTCCTATCAAAGACGATTTCAAACCGTACAAACAACCATCAAGGCGAATGTCTAAAGAAGTAGAAACAAAGGTAAAGGATGAAATAGAGAAATTGTTGAAAGCAGG GGATCTTAATAGAGCCACTCCAAAAGATGTATATGTGATGCCAATAACAGATATGCTCATTGACTCCGTAGCCAACAATGAATTGTTGTCTTTTATGGATGGTTATTCTGGGTATAACCAAATAAAAATTGATGAAAAAGATACCTCAAAGACTGCTTTTAGATGTCCAGGAGCTATTG TATATATCGATGATATTGTGGTGAAATCAAGAAAATCAGAAGATCATGTGGAGCATTTGAGGAAGAGTTTCGAAAggatgcggaaacataatctaAAGTTAAATCCAATAAAATGTTCCATTGGAGTTAAAGCTGGGAACTTCCTGGGGTTCTTGGTGCACCAGCGTGGCGTTGAAGTGGATCAAAATAAGTCTAACGCCATTCTAGAGGCTAAGCTTCCAAAGAGTAAAAAGGAACTACAGAGGTTCTTGGGCCAG AGTTTACATTATTGCCCTCAAAAGTCCATAAAGGGACAGGATATTGCAGATTTCTTAGCCCATCATCCAGGTTCTGATGAGTCAATACCAGAAGAAGTGGAAATCCCTGTGTATGAGATCGAAGAACCTCCATGGATATTGAAATTTGATGGGTCTAGCACTGAAGGAACTGCGGGTGCAGGCATAGTAATTATATCTCCAACTGGAATAAAAACAGCCTTGTCCTTTAATCTGGATCCTTGTACTAACAATCAAGCCGAATATGAAGCATTAGTCATTGGGTTGGAGGTGCTCAAAGATTTACGGGAAAAGAATGTTCAAGTAATTGGAGACTCACAGTTGATACTCCGGCAGGTAGCGGGGGAATATAAATGTATGAGTCTATCATTGACTCCCTATTTTGCGGCCGCTTCCCAGCTGGCTGATGATTTTGAGGAGATAAAATTTCAATATGTACCACGACAGCAAAATTGGGAGGCCAATGAATTAGCGCAAATTGCTTCGGGTTTGAGATTGTCTGAGGAACTCACCCATCGATTAGTGTTAATTCAGAAAAGGAATCATCCTTCCATCATGCAAAGAGGATTACAAATTGAGACTTTTGACGTGGATGTTAATTTGGCAGGCGATTGGAGAGAGGAACTGAAAGAAGCCTTATAG
- the LOC140860032 gene encoding histone H2B.3-like, which yields MAAKGDKKPAEKKPAAEKSPAEKKPRAGKKLPKEGGAAASADKKKKRTKKSVETYKIYIFKVLKQVHPDIGISSKAMGIMNSFINDIFEKLAQEASRLARYNKKPTITSREIQTAVRLVLPGELAKHAVSEGTKAVTKFTSS from the coding sequence ATGGCAGCCAAGGGGGACAAGAAACCAGCGGAGAAGAAGCCAGCCGCCGAGAAATCCCCGGCGGAGAAGAAGCCCAGAGCGGGGAAGAAGCTCCCCAAGGAAGGCGGTGCCGCCGCCTCCGCCGATAAGAAGAAGAAGCGAACTAAGAAGAGTGTGGAAACCTACAAGATCTACATTTTCAAGGTTCTGAAACAGGTCCACCCAGACATCGGAATCTCTAGCAAGGCCATGGGGATCATGAACAGCTTTATCAACGATATTTTCGAGAAATTGGCTCAGGAGGCGTCTCGTCTCGCTCGTTATAACAAGAAGCCCACGATTACCTCTCGCGAGATCCAGACCGCGGTCAGGTTGGTGCTTCCCGGTGAGCTTGCCAAACACGCGGTTTCCGAAGGGACCAAGGCCGTTACCAAATTCACCAGCTCCTAA
- the LOC140860031 gene encoding histone H2B-like: MAAKAEKKPAEKKPASEKKPAAEKAPAEKKLKAGKKLPKEGGGGVAGDKKRKRAKKNTETYKIYIFKVLKQVHPDIGISSKAMGIMNSFINDIFEKFAQEASRLARYNKKPTITSREIQTAVRLVLPGELAKHAVSEGTKAVTKFTSS, encoded by the coding sequence ATGGCAGCCAAAGCAGAGAAGAAGCCCGCCGAGAAAAAGCCCGCCTCAGAGAAGAAGCCCGCGGCGGAGAAAGCACCGGCGGAGAAGAAGCTCAAGGCCGGCAAGAAACTCCCCAAGGAAGGCGGCGGCGGTGTCGCCGGGGACAAGAAGAGGAAACGCGCGAAGAAGAACACAGAGACCTACAAGATCTACATCTTCAAAGTGCTGAAGCAGGTTCACCCCGACATCGGGATCTCGAGCAAGGCCATGGGGATCATGAACAGCTTCATCAACGACATTTTCGAGAAATTCGCGCAGGAGGCATCGCGGCTGGCGAGGTACAACAAGAAACCTACGATCACTTCCCGGGAGATCCAGACGGCGGTGAGGCTGGTGCTTCCCGGTGAGCTGGCCAAGCACGCCGTTTCTGAAGGGACCAAGGCCGTCACTAAATTCACTAGCTCTTGA